The proteins below come from a single Sorghum bicolor cultivar BTx623 chromosome 4, Sorghum_bicolor_NCBIv3, whole genome shotgun sequence genomic window:
- the LOC8061026 gene encoding receptor kinase-like protein Xa21: MAMSMRERSLLCMLGLSILTTSVSGGDEAALLAFKAELTMDGGALASWNGSAGFCSWEGVACTRGTKRNPPRVVGLNLPMKGLAGTLSPAIGNLTFLQALELGFNWLHGDVPDSLGRLRRLRYLDLGYNTFSGRFPTNLSSCEAMEEMFLDANNLGGRVPAGFGDRLTRLQVLRLKNNSLTGPIPESLANMSSLRRLALANNQFDGQIPPGLANLAGLRALDLAVNKLHGALPLAMYNLSSLKTFHVEGNQLHGSIPANIGSKFPAMEDFSLANNRFTGRIPSSISNLTTLTGLQLSINEFTGVVPRDIGRLQHLQILYMPYNQLQADDTEGWEFVASLANCSKLLQLSLSDNSFSGQLPRSVVNLSTTLQYLYLSDCSIMGSIPQDINNLVGLSMLDFANTSISGVIPDSIGKLANLVQLGLYRTRLSGLIPSSLGNLTLLNQIVAYSNSLEGPIPTSLGKLRNLYLLDLSENYLLNGSIPKEVFLPSLSLSLDLSHNSFSGPLPSEVGNLVNLNQLILSGNRLSGHIPDTIGDCLVLESLMLDNNMFEGNIPQSMQNLKGLRELNLTVNRLSGEIPDALSNIGALQGLYLAHNNLSGPIPASLQKLTSLLAFDASFNDLQGEVPSGGVFGNLTAISITGNSKLCGGIPQLRLAPCSTHPVRDSKKDRSKALIISLATTGAMLLLVSVAVTIWKLKHGPKSQTPPTVVTQEHFPRVTYQALLRGTDGFSESNLLGKGRYGSVYKCSLQGEDTPTPVAVKVFNLQQSGSSKSFQAECEALRRVRHRSLIKIITLCSSIDNQGQDFKALVMDLMPNGSLDGWLDPKYITSTLNNTLSLTQRLDIAVDVMDALDYLHNHCQPPVVHCDVKPSNILLAEDMSARVGDFGISRILLQSANIAGQNSNSTIGIRGSIGYVAPEYAEGFPISTLGDVYSLGILLLEMFTGRSPTDDMFTGSLDLHKFSKAALPDRILEIADPTIWVHNDASDKITRSRVQESLISVIRIGISCSKQQPRERMPIRDAATEMHAIRDANLMFASSLVVEHAPTISSCYV, translated from the exons ATGGCAATGTCGATGCGTGAGAGGAGCTTGCTATGTATGCTGGGCCTCTCCATCCTGACGACGAGCGTGAGCGGCGGCGATGAGGCCGCCCTGCTCGCTTTCAAGGCCGAGCTCACCATGGACGGCGGCGCGCTGGCATCGTGGAACGGCAGCGCCGGGTTCTGCAGCTGGGAGGGAGTGGCGTGCACCCGTGGTACGAAGCGGAACCCACCGCGGGTGGTGGGGCTGAACCTGCCCATGAAAGGGCTTGCCGGGACGCTCTCCCCGGCCATCGGAAACCTCACGTTCCTGCAAGCACTGGAGCTGGGATTCAACTGGCTGCACGGCGACGTCCCAGACAGCCTCGGCCGTCTCCGTCGCCTCCGCTACTTGGACCTCGGCTACAACACCTTCTCCGGCAGGTTCCCCACCAACCTGAGCTCCTGCGAGGCCATGGAGGAAATGTTCCTCGACGCCAACAACCTCGGCGGCCGCGTGCCTGCGGGGTTCGGGGACCGGCTGACGCGTCTCCAGGTGCTCCGTCTCAAGAACAACAGCCTCACGGGGCCTATCCCGGAATCACTTGCCAACATGTCGTCGCTACGCCGCCTCGCCCTCGCCAACAACCAGTTCGACGGCCAGATCCCGCCGGGGCTCGCCAACCTCGCCGGCCTTCGGGCCTTGGACCTCGCCGTGAACAAGCTCCACGGCGCGCTCCCGCTCGCCATGTACAATCTGTCGTCGTTGAAGACCTTCCACGTGGAAGGGAACCAGCTCCATGGCAGCATTCCCGCCAACATCGGCAGCAAGTTCCCCGCCATGGAAGACTTCAGCCTCGCCAACAACAGGTTCACCGGACGCATCCCTTCTTCCATCTCAAATCTCACGACTCTCACAGGCCTACAGCTCTCGATCAACGAATTCACTGGAGTTGTGCCTCGCGATATCGGGAGGCTGCAACATCTACAGATCCTGTACATGCCCTACAATCAGCTTCAGGCAGACGACACGGAGGGCTGGGAATTCGTCGCTTCGCTGGCCAACTGCAGCAAACTTCTGCAGCTGAGCCTCAGTGACAACTCCTTCAGTGGGCAGCTGCCCAGATCGGTGGTAAACCTGTCAACCACGCTGCAGTATCTCTATTTGTCAGACTGTAGTATCATGGGCAGCATCCCCCAGGACATCAACAATTTGGTTGGGCTAAGTATGCTTGACTTTGCAAACACCTCAATTTCCGGAGTGATCCCGGACAGCATCGGTAAACTAGCAAACTTGGTTCAGCTTGGCTTGTACAGAACCAGGTTATCAGGCCTCATACCATCTTCACTTGGAAACCTTACACTGCTTAATCAGATTGTTGCATACAGTAACAGCTTGGAAGGACCGATCCCCACAAGCCTTGGGAAACTAAGGAACCTGTATCTCCTTGATCTGTCAGAGAACTACCTGTTAAATGGTTCAATTCCCAAGGAGGTTTTTCTGCCATCCCTTTCTTTGAGCCTGGATTTATCACACAATTCATTCTCAGGACCCCTTCCGTCAGAAGTTGGTAACTTGGTTAATCTCAACCAGTTGATCCTGTCAGGGAATCGGTTGTCCGGCCACATACCTGATACCATCGGCGATTGCCTAGTACTAGAGTCGTTGATGCTGGATAACAACATGTTTGAAGGAAACATACCACAATCTATGCAGAATTTAAAAGGGCTGCGGGAACTAAACCTGACCGTCAACAGATTGTCAGGTGAGATACCAGATGCCCTTAGCAATATCGGCGCCTTGCAAGGGCTGTATCTAGCGCACAACAACCTGTCAGGACCGATCCCAGCATCTCTACAGAAACTAACGTCGTTGTTGGCATTTGATGCATCCTTCAATGATTTGCAGGGTGAAGTGCCCAGTGGGGGTGTTTTCGGCAACTTGACTGCCATATCAATAACTGGAAACAGCAAGCTGTGCGGTGGAATACCTCAGCTTCGCTTGGCTCCATGCTCCACGCATCCTGTAAGAGATAGCAAAAAAGATAGGTCAAAGGCTCTGATCATTTCTCTGGCAACAACTGGAGCAATGTTATTGCTAGTTTCAGTCGCTGTAACTATTTGGAAGCTTAAGCATGGACCGAAGAGTCAAACGCCACCTACAGTAGTTACTCAGGAACACTTCCCAAGAGTTACGTATCAGGCCTTGTTGAGGGGAACAGATGGGTTTTCAGAATCTAACTTGCTTGGCAAAGGAAGATATGGCTCGGTTTACAAATGCAGTTTACAAGGTGAGGATACACCAACACCTGTGGCTGTAAAGGTATTTAACCTTCAGCAATCAGGGTCTTCTAAGAGTTTCCAGGCTGAATGTGAGGCGCTGAGAAGGGTACGCCACCGTTCTCTCATAAAGATCATCACGCTCTGCTCAAGCATAGATAACCAAGGTCAAGATTTTAAGGCACTGGTCATGGACCTCATGCCCAATGGGAGCTTAGATGGTTGGCTTGATCCCAAGTACATAACCTCCACTCTAAACAATACTCTGAGCCTAACTCAAAGGCTAGATATTGCTGTCGATGTCATGGATGCTCTGGACTATCTTCATAATCACTGTCAGCCACCAGTTGTTCATTGTGATGTCAAGCCAAGCAACATCCTCCTAGCAGAAGATATGAGTGCCCGAGTTGGAGACTTCGGTATCTCAAGGATCCTGCTTCAAAGTGCAAACATAGCTGGGCAAAATTCAAACAGCACCATTGGAATAAGAGGCTCCATTGGTTATGTTGCTCCAG AGTATGCAGAAGGTTTTCCAATCTCAACTCTTGGTGATGTTTATAGCCTTGGGATATTGCTCCTTGAGATGTTTACAGGTAGGAGCCCGACAGACGATATGTTTACAGGATCATTAGATCTTCACAAGTTCTCGAAGGCTGCTCTCCCTGACAGAATCTTGGAGATAGCTGATCCAACAATATGGGTGCACAATGATGCCAGCGATAAGATCACAAGAAGCAGAGTTCAGGAATCTCTGATCTCTGTCATTAGGATTGGCATATCCTGCTCGAAGCAGCAACCCAGAGAACGAATGCCTATACGAGATGCAGCCACTGAGATGCATGCAATCAGAGATGCAAACCTGATGTTCGCCAGTTCTCTTGTAGTGGAACATGCACCAACTATTAGTAGTTGCTACGTCTAA